Proteins encoded together in one uncultured Sphaerochaeta sp. window:
- a CDS encoding NADH-dependent [FeFe] hydrogenase, group A6, giving the protein MDRKMITLSVDGKTVTVPEGTRILDACKVAGIKVPSLCYLEDVSAHGSCGICVVEIEGFRRLVRSCLHTVQQDMVIHTHTDRVMRARKLNLELLLANHPLLCTNCERNLNCELQSLALQLGVRESRFERTKKSILPIDSSSSAIVRDPNACILCNRCVEVCAKVQEVHAIEMMGRGLRTTVSTFFDEGLASSVCTNCGQCSLACPTGAITEKSHEREVFDAIADPDLVVLVQTAPAIRVGLGEAMGLGEGSLVTGKMVSALRTLGFDRVFDTQFSADLTIMEESHELIHRMTNGGTLPMITSCSPGWIKFIETFYPEQLDHLSSCKSPQQMFGSIAKTYYAEQAGIDPRNIRVVSVMPCTAKKFEAGRSEIDSAFSYWREKGSFSDEEYFCDVDYVLTTRELARMLKRIGIDFAHLEEGKFDDPLGQSTGSAVLFGATGGVMEAALRTAYETITKTTLEELEFEQIRIGEGIREATIMIGETPLKVAVANTLANARVLLDQIQEGKSPYAFIEVMTCPDGCLGGGGQPIPSTKEIRRKRAMSIYEEDRGMPIRKSHENPSIQELYTSFLEQPLGHLSHQLLHTTYVKRGAYPD; this is encoded by the coding sequence ATGGATAGGAAGATGATCACACTCTCCGTTGACGGGAAAACAGTCACGGTCCCGGAGGGGACAAGAATCCTGGATGCATGCAAGGTTGCAGGAATCAAGGTTCCTTCTCTCTGCTATCTGGAGGATGTCTCTGCGCACGGGTCTTGCGGCATCTGTGTGGTCGAAATTGAGGGATTCAGACGTTTGGTCCGTTCATGCCTCCATACCGTCCAGCAGGATATGGTCATCCATACACACACCGACCGTGTTATGCGTGCAAGGAAGCTGAATCTTGAGTTGTTGCTTGCCAATCATCCATTGCTTTGTACCAATTGTGAGAGAAACCTCAACTGCGAGTTACAGTCCCTTGCCCTGCAACTGGGAGTCAGAGAGTCACGATTCGAGAGGACGAAAAAATCGATACTCCCGATCGACTCCTCTTCCTCCGCAATTGTACGTGACCCGAATGCCTGCATTCTCTGCAATCGTTGTGTCGAGGTATGTGCAAAGGTACAAGAAGTGCATGCAATCGAGATGATGGGGAGGGGACTCCGTACGACCGTATCAACCTTCTTTGATGAAGGCCTGGCTTCCTCAGTCTGTACCAACTGCGGGCAGTGCTCCCTTGCCTGTCCAACCGGTGCCATCACTGAAAAGAGTCATGAGAGGGAAGTATTCGATGCGATCGCTGATCCAGATCTCGTAGTGCTAGTGCAGACCGCCCCGGCTATCCGGGTAGGACTTGGAGAGGCAATGGGCTTGGGTGAAGGTTCCTTGGTGACCGGCAAGATGGTCAGTGCTCTGAGGACACTCGGCTTTGACAGGGTTTTTGACACCCAGTTCAGTGCTGATCTTACCATCATGGAAGAATCTCATGAATTGATACACCGCATGACCAATGGTGGAACGCTCCCCATGATCACCAGCTGCTCTCCTGGATGGATCAAGTTCATTGAAACCTTCTATCCTGAGCAACTCGATCATCTCTCATCCTGCAAGTCGCCACAACAGATGTTCGGCTCCATTGCCAAGACCTATTACGCTGAGCAAGCTGGAATAGATCCCAGGAATATACGGGTGGTCTCGGTCATGCCCTGCACTGCCAAGAAATTTGAGGCGGGCAGAAGTGAGATTGACAGTGCCTTCTCCTACTGGCGGGAAAAGGGTTCCTTCTCTGACGAGGAGTACTTCTGTGATGTTGATTATGTGCTGACCACACGGGAACTGGCAAGGATGCTGAAACGGATCGGGATTGATTTCGCCCATCTGGAAGAGGGCAAGTTCGATGATCCCCTTGGACAGTCAACAGGATCGGCAGTACTGTTTGGTGCTACAGGTGGTGTGATGGAAGCAGCGCTCAGAACTGCATACGAGACCATCACAAAGACTACCTTAGAGGAGTTGGAGTTTGAACAGATCCGTATCGGTGAAGGTATCAGGGAGGCAACCATCATGATCGGGGAAACCCCGCTTAAGGTTGCAGTAGCCAATACCCTGGCAAATGCTCGGGTCCTCCTGGACCAGATCCAGGAAGGCAAGAGTCCCTACGCGTTCATAGAAGTGATGACCTGTCCTGATGGATGTCTGGGGGGAGGAGGGCAACCGATTCCATCGACCAAGGAGATCAGGAGAAAGCGAGCCATGTCCATCTATGAGGAAGACCGTGGCATGCCGATACGCAAATCCCATGAGAATCCGTCCATCCAGGAACTCTATACCTCATTCCTAGAGCAGCCTCTGGGGCATCTGAGTCACCAGCTGTTACATACCACGTATGTAAAGCGTGGTGCCTATCCAGATTGA
- a CDS encoding DNA repair exonuclease: MRILACADIHLGRKPELAQSGHAAWDAIIHKALELAVDVVVLAGDVVEHERTWLSVYGPLLSGLETLKNAGIQVIGVGGNHDWSVFPRLAEESDAIKILGLKGTWESYDIGDVRFIGWSFPSTHEEQSPLSDFDTSLVDDSKLSLGLLHADWTQQYSKYAPIDEHALLKTGIPLWMLGHIHRGGRLGTSSAYYCGSPFSLDVSETGVHGAYLLETEQGLTWKDPLFIPLCPYRYEQCAVDTTGIQDMESLRSAVTRSVRAYIDQMSFHGTIALSLVFTGNLHANLDLQQVFSFEGRERELLFQDEDLEVLLLNRIEDATELEVDLDQLVKGSGPQALLASMLQDSDALQQLGVSYQRLDTESYNTSGFNLLRQTSLTQDEAVKRGKRAVLQLLRAMESQRREHEA, from the coding sequence ATGAGAATTCTCGCATGTGCAGACATTCATTTGGGGCGAAAACCGGAGCTCGCACAATCCGGGCACGCTGCTTGGGATGCGATCATCCACAAAGCGCTTGAGCTTGCCGTGGATGTAGTGGTATTGGCCGGTGATGTCGTTGAACATGAGAGAACATGGCTATCCGTCTATGGACCTCTCCTTTCTGGGTTGGAAACGCTCAAGAATGCAGGAATACAGGTTATCGGGGTAGGGGGAAACCATGACTGGTCTGTCTTTCCCCGGTTGGCCGAAGAAAGTGATGCGATCAAGATCCTTGGTTTGAAAGGAACGTGGGAATCCTATGATATCGGGGATGTTCGTTTCATTGGTTGGTCATTTCCCAGTACACATGAGGAACAATCCCCGCTTTCCGATTTCGATACATCACTGGTTGATGATTCCAAGCTTTCCCTTGGTCTGTTGCATGCTGACTGGACTCAGCAGTACTCCAAATATGCTCCCATAGACGAACATGCATTGTTGAAAACCGGTATTCCTCTCTGGATGCTTGGACATATCCATAGAGGAGGAAGACTGGGCACTTCCTCTGCCTACTATTGTGGCTCCCCCTTTTCACTCGACGTGAGCGAAACAGGTGTACATGGAGCCTATCTTCTGGAAACCGAACAAGGCCTCACATGGAAGGATCCTCTGTTCATACCCCTCTGTCCCTATCGTTATGAACAATGTGCAGTCGATACTACCGGCATACAAGATATGGAATCACTTCGCTCTGCTGTTACCAGATCGGTGCGCGCCTATATCGACCAGATGTCATTCCATGGAACGATTGCGCTCAGTTTGGTGTTCACTGGGAACCTGCATGCTAATCTGGACCTGCAACAGGTCTTTTCCTTTGAAGGAAGGGAGAGAGAACTCCTATTCCAGGACGAGGATCTGGAGGTGCTGTTGTTGAACCGCATTGAAGATGCAACAGAGCTGGAGGTAGATCTCGATCAACTGGTCAAGGGCAGCGGCCCACAAGCCCTGCTTGCCTCTATGCTTCAAGACAGCGATGCATTACAGCAACTGGGTGTGTCCTATCAACGATTGGATACAGAGAGTTACAACACCAGTGGTTTCAATCTTCTCAGGCAGACCTCCCTTACCCAGGATGAGGCCGTCAAACGGGGAAAACGGGCAGTTCTTCAGTTGCTCAGGGCTATGGAATCCCAGCGGAGGGAGCATGAAGCATAA
- a CDS encoding LacI family DNA-binding transcriptional regulator produces MATITDIAKKAKVSITTVSRILNHDDTLSVSDETKLRVLVAAKELEYVTLQQRKLRKKAGKKLTFAIVEWYDYPALIEDPYYLYLMTTVEKQLARENINTVKFINIDGEFVPSVDTQIDAIIAIGRFNLNQIEKISTFSPYIVFLDSCPDATRFDSVLINTELGTRLALQHLYDLGHRRIAYIGGKVIGDTGGQGRDMRKTAYCEFMQENTIFDEALIFEGERLSYTEGYTLAKSAITLQDRPTALFCANDSTATGVLARLHQSKITVPDDISVVGFNDQSSVQFLSPPLTTVNIPMQFIAQNTVDILKNRISGQYRLPIKIYVPTSLTIRESTKEQR; encoded by the coding sequence GTGGCTACTATTACGGATATTGCGAAGAAAGCGAAAGTCTCTATTACCACTGTTTCAAGAATTCTGAACCATGATGATACACTCAGCGTCTCTGACGAAACAAAACTGAGAGTGCTTGTTGCTGCAAAGGAATTGGAATATGTCACGCTCCAACAAAGAAAGCTGAGAAAAAAGGCAGGGAAGAAGCTCACCTTCGCGATTGTGGAATGGTATGACTATCCTGCATTGATCGAAGATCCGTACTATCTGTATTTGATGACTACTGTCGAAAAACAGCTTGCCAGAGAGAATATCAACACGGTGAAATTCATCAATATCGATGGAGAATTTGTTCCCTCCGTAGATACACAGATAGACGCCATCATCGCCATTGGTAGGTTCAATCTCAACCAGATTGAGAAAATCTCCACCTTCTCTCCCTATATCGTATTCCTCGATTCCTGTCCTGATGCCACCCGCTTTGATTCTGTGCTCATCAACACTGAACTCGGTACACGGCTTGCATTGCAGCATTTGTACGACCTGGGGCACCGTAGGATTGCCTATATTGGTGGAAAAGTAATCGGGGATACGGGTGGTCAAGGGAGAGATATGCGAAAAACTGCGTATTGTGAATTTATGCAGGAAAACACTATCTTTGACGAGGCGCTCATCTTTGAGGGAGAGAGGCTCTCCTACACTGAAGGATATACACTCGCTAAGTCAGCCATAACGTTACAGGATCGCCCTACTGCTCTATTCTGTGCAAACGACTCTACAGCAACAGGGGTCCTGGCAAGGCTCCATCAAAGCAAAATAACCGTACCTGATGATATCAGTGTGGTGGGCTTCAATGACCAAAGCTCAGTACAGTTCCTCTCTCCACCACTGACAACGGTCAACATACCAATGCAGTTCATCGCACAAAATACCGTGGATATCCTGAAAAACAGAATAAGTGGTCAATACAGACTCCCCATCAAGATCTATGTGCCTACCTCACTGACCATCCGTGAAAGCACCAAAGAACAACGTTAA
- a CDS encoding extracellular solute-binding protein: protein MRKSVTIFLVLLVFMTPLFAAGTNEAKEAGPITIWAWDPNFNISIMNEAVSRYQEKHPDATFEIVELAKADVEQKLHTNLASRTTQGLPDIVLIEDYNVQKYLTSYPGQFADLSDAFNYSDFVGYKADVMKLDGKYYGVPFDSGVSGFFYRTDLLKKAGFEAKDLENITWNRFADIAKEYKAKTGQYMLANDKSDGGLFRIMLQSAGSWYFDNEGNPALVNNAALQEAMKLYKRFVSEDLAFPSNGWNEWVGAFNSGKVASVTTGVWIIGSVKAASDQSGLWAVAPTPRLDLPNSANASNLGGSSWFVLENGANRDKAIEFMKEIYGNDKEFYQTILMNNGAIGSYIPAFSGDAFETKDAFFGNKAIFKDLSEWASMVPKVNVGQYTYEADAAVMAVMEDYYTGRSTLEEAIKAAENQLKNSIQ, encoded by the coding sequence ATGAGAAAAAGCGTAACTATTTTTTTGGTGCTCTTGGTTTTTATGACACCATTATTTGCGGCAGGAACGAATGAAGCAAAGGAGGCTGGTCCAATCACCATCTGGGCTTGGGATCCAAACTTCAATATCTCGATCATGAACGAGGCTGTCAGCCGATATCAGGAAAAACATCCTGATGCAACGTTTGAAATCGTTGAACTTGCAAAGGCAGATGTTGAACAGAAACTCCATACCAATTTGGCTTCCCGTACAACCCAGGGGTTGCCTGACATCGTGCTTATCGAAGACTACAATGTACAGAAATACCTGACCAGTTATCCTGGCCAGTTTGCAGATCTCAGTGATGCATTCAACTACAGTGACTTTGTAGGCTACAAAGCTGATGTCATGAAATTGGATGGCAAATACTACGGTGTTCCATTCGATTCTGGCGTATCTGGTTTCTTCTATCGCACTGATCTGCTCAAGAAAGCTGGCTTTGAGGCCAAGGACCTTGAAAACATCACCTGGAATCGGTTTGCCGATATTGCAAAAGAGTACAAGGCAAAAACCGGTCAGTATATGCTCGCCAATGACAAGAGTGATGGTGGACTGTTCAGAATCATGCTCCAAAGTGCAGGAAGCTGGTATTTCGATAATGAAGGAAACCCAGCTCTCGTGAATAATGCAGCACTTCAAGAAGCCATGAAACTGTATAAGCGCTTTGTATCAGAAGACCTCGCATTCCCTTCAAATGGATGGAATGAGTGGGTTGGTGCATTCAACTCAGGAAAAGTCGCTTCTGTAACCACTGGCGTATGGATTATTGGTTCGGTCAAGGCTGCCTCTGATCAGAGTGGTCTTTGGGCAGTAGCTCCAACCCCACGACTTGATCTTCCCAACTCCGCCAATGCATCCAATCTGGGTGGTTCCTCCTGGTTCGTCCTTGAGAATGGTGCCAACCGTGACAAGGCTATTGAGTTCATGAAAGAGATCTATGGAAACGATAAGGAGTTCTACCAGACCATCCTGATGAACAATGGTGCCATCGGTTCCTATATCCCAGCATTCAGTGGAGACGCTTTCGAAACAAAGGATGCATTCTTTGGAAACAAGGCAATCTTTAAAGACCTGAGTGAATGGGCATCCATGGTTCCAAAGGTGAACGTTGGTCAGTATACCTATGAGGCTGATGCTGCAGTAATGGCTGTCATGGAAGATTACTATACCGGTAGATCAACACTCGAAGAGGCTATCAAAGCCGCTGAGAATCAGTTGAAGAATTCAATTCAATAG
- a CDS encoding sugar ABC transporter permease: MATEKRLDRVGWYFIIPASILLAGFIVYPIFYSLYLSFTSTKGIVSEFVGVKNYIRMFNDPMFFLALKNTFRLLLLQVPIMLVLAITFAAILNNKKVRFRGFFRTALFLPSVTSLIAYSILFKMLFSYEGLINNALLKLHIIDIPLQWMSVPRLATFVLIIAMIWRWTGYNMIFYLSAMQNISDDLYEAASIDGSTKIQSFFTITIPLLKPIILFTTVMSTIGTLQLFDEPMNLSQGGTTASMIGPDNCFLTLSVYIYNICFKYTPNFGYAATVSYAILVIIALLTLVQFKVSSDKDETMQKRLERAERKLQRGASK; the protein is encoded by the coding sequence ATGGCTACTGAAAAGCGACTTGATAGAGTTGGTTGGTATTTTATCATCCCAGCTTCGATACTGTTGGCTGGTTTTATTGTATATCCCATTTTTTACTCACTCTATCTCTCCTTTACCTCAACAAAGGGAATCGTAAGTGAATTTGTCGGGGTGAAGAATTATATCAGGATGTTCAATGATCCGATGTTTTTCCTGGCATTGAAGAATACATTCAGGCTCTTGTTGCTCCAGGTTCCGATTATGTTGGTGCTGGCCATAACCTTCGCAGCAATTCTGAACAATAAGAAAGTCCGGTTCAGGGGTTTCTTTAGAACGGCACTCTTTCTTCCCTCTGTTACCTCGTTGATTGCCTATTCCATCCTGTTCAAGATGCTGTTCAGCTACGAGGGCCTGATAAACAACGCCCTCCTTAAGTTGCACATCATCGATATTCCCCTGCAGTGGATGAGTGTTCCTAGGCTTGCAACCTTCGTCCTGATCATTGCCATGATCTGGCGATGGACAGGCTACAATATGATCTTCTATCTTTCCGCAATGCAAAATATCTCTGACGATCTGTATGAGGCAGCTTCCATCGATGGATCGACGAAAATACAGAGTTTTTTCACCATCACGATACCGCTTTTAAAACCGATTATTCTTTTTACTACGGTCATGTCCACGATAGGAACCCTTCAGCTGTTTGATGAACCGATGAACCTCTCACAGGGAGGGACCACTGCAAGTATGATAGGCCCGGATAACTGTTTTCTTACACTGAGTGTATATATCTATAACATTTGTTTCAAATACACGCCGAACTTTGGCTATGCTGCCACGGTGAGCTATGCAATCCTGGTCATTATTGCATTATTGACCCTCGTGCAGTTCAAGGTGAGCAGTGACAAGGATGAAACCATGCAGAAGAGGCTTGAACGAGCAGAAAGAAAACTACAGAGAGGAGCATCGAAATGA
- a CDS encoding carbohydrate ABC transporter permease encodes MNMKKGFGTFFLYLFLSVSAFLSIFPFIWIVLGSTNSAVDIQTGKLSFGDQLGVNLKNLFGQADMGGALFNSAKIAVLTVVLSLLVTSMAAYGFQMYKSRVREKTYSFFLLTMMIPFASLMIPLFQIIVVLRLLNSHTAIILVGSISVFMIFFFRQSFVNYQTEILQAARVDGAGEFRIFFTIFFPSMKSTYAAGAIYAFMTSWNAYIWPLIVLQSNDKRTSTLLISSLSSSYTPDYGVIMTGIALATLPVIIVFFAFQKQFVQGMVGSVKQ; translated from the coding sequence ATGAATATGAAGAAAGGGTTTGGTACATTTTTCCTCTACTTGTTTTTATCTGTTTCAGCATTTCTTTCCATATTCCCCTTCATCTGGATAGTGCTGGGTTCAACCAATAGTGCTGTGGATATCCAAACAGGTAAACTCTCATTTGGTGATCAGTTGGGTGTTAATCTGAAGAACCTGTTTGGTCAGGCTGATATGGGCGGTGCGCTTTTCAATTCAGCTAAGATCGCAGTTCTCACCGTGGTCCTCTCTCTTCTGGTGACCAGCATGGCAGCATATGGATTCCAGATGTACAAATCGAGAGTAAGGGAGAAGACCTATTCATTTTTCTTGCTTACCATGATGATTCCCTTTGCCTCCCTCATGATTCCCCTCTTTCAGATCATCGTGGTGTTGCGACTGCTGAATTCCCATACAGCCATTATCTTGGTAGGGAGCATCAGCGTATTTATGATTTTCTTTTTCCGGCAAAGTTTCGTGAATTACCAGACTGAGATTTTGCAGGCTGCCCGTGTGGATGGGGCAGGTGAGTTTAGGATTTTCTTCACCATCTTTTTCCCCAGCATGAAAAGCACCTATGCTGCTGGTGCCATCTATGCCTTTATGACGAGTTGGAATGCCTATATTTGGCCACTTATCGTGTTGCAATCGAATGACAAGCGGACATCAACGCTTTTGATCTCTTCATTATCTTCCTCTTACACACCTGATTATGGGGTGATTATGACAGGTATCGCCTTGGCTACACTTCCTGTCATTATTGTCTTCTTTGCATTCCAGAAGCAGTTTGTGCAAGGCATGGTAGGTTCAGTCAAACAGTAA
- a CDS encoding glycoside hydrolase family 2 TIM barrel-domain containing protein → MQYNQSLDPTVFQENRLPPHALFAQQEAVKEISLNGDWYFSYFEAPSEATPHFLDSTQLSAMEHIEVPSHFPLKGYGVPQYTNTVYPWDGVHAVRPPAIPDLNPTGCYAKKVTITDENLENDILIRFDGVDSSVYLYVNGRYVGYKEDSFSPGEFLITPYLKRGENLISVMVLRFSTGSWLEDQDFWRIPGIFRSVRLLICKPIRIVDVFVRPTLSDDYQSGEVTFEVTPSREGRYEYEVLINGQGYPGLKVSLKHPLLWSAEVPNLYDYTLVLKQDNQVLDSVKGHFGFRKIEIRGRTIYLNGKRLILRGVNRHEFDPHTGRAIDEALIEKDLLLMKQHNINALRTSHYPNHPYVYDLCDQLGIYVMDEINLETHGTWMVAGRAERKPHTIPDDKMQWRDAVLDRAQSMAMRDKNHPSILFYSCGNESFGGPIIADVAAYFRSLGDNHLVHYEGIFHDRRYDSTSDVESRMYARIPEIQEYLKGGEKPFLLCEYAHAMGNSVGNLDEYVALEDASEAYGGGFIWDFVDQSLMQDGKELCGLGFSSPTDGYFCINGLVDGERNISAKLQQVAFSYSPVTIEFIPKVSSKEEQQYEIQIRNKHAFINTDGYEFLYTYTLDGNEIASGCLRVSLGPLEKNTYVIPSLAVVRPVVSDERSCMGGELQLIVSVVQKHDTPWARKGHGIVRVSQIHCYGSTQMVPPGEADALIEGDMHTGHRSGNFSFLINHHHGEIVAIQHKMRNILQSAVKLEFWRAPTDNDIGVNPLLPTMEYKLASLYQVAEYFSRENNVFSAGIRCGSTLVKVSYWFSGNKVIMHIEPPKFSSPIPCFGIAFSVDSRYRNVSYYGNEMMESYQDRRGGNVLRCVEFDPYLDQKSYLHPQEYGNRIEVRSLTLTDNHDQGLRIRSNRCFECSVLPYSCHELEQAMYIHELPETGKLHVRILEGQSGVGGDDSWGAPVHEAYQYHGPETDWMVEIEVF, encoded by the coding sequence ATGCAATACAACCAATCCCTTGACCCAACCGTTTTTCAAGAAAACCGACTCCCTCCTCATGCTCTCTTTGCTCAACAGGAAGCAGTGAAAGAAATCAGCCTGAATGGGGATTGGTATTTTTCCTATTTTGAAGCTCCATCAGAGGCTACTCCTCATTTCTTGGATAGTACACAGCTTTCAGCTATGGAACATATTGAGGTTCCCTCTCACTTTCCCCTGAAAGGCTACGGCGTACCTCAGTATACGAATACGGTGTACCCATGGGATGGAGTGCATGCAGTACGTCCACCAGCTATCCCTGATTTGAATCCTACAGGGTGTTATGCAAAGAAGGTCACCATCACGGATGAGAATCTTGAGAATGATATACTCATTCGCTTTGATGGCGTTGACTCTTCGGTGTATCTCTATGTGAATGGACGGTATGTGGGGTACAAGGAAGATAGCTTCTCCCCTGGTGAGTTTCTTATTACCCCATATCTCAAGCGTGGGGAGAATCTCATCTCAGTGATGGTACTACGATTTTCTACGGGAAGTTGGCTTGAGGATCAAGACTTTTGGCGAATCCCTGGTATTTTTCGTTCAGTAAGGCTATTGATCTGTAAACCGATCAGGATAGTGGATGTGTTTGTCCGCCCAACGCTCAGTGACGATTACCAATCAGGAGAGGTCACCTTTGAAGTAACTCCTTCAAGAGAAGGAAGGTATGAGTATGAAGTACTCATCAATGGGCAAGGATATCCTGGATTGAAGGTGTCACTCAAACATCCATTGCTTTGGAGCGCCGAGGTTCCAAATCTGTATGATTATACCTTGGTTCTCAAACAGGACAATCAGGTACTTGATTCTGTGAAGGGGCATTTTGGTTTCAGGAAAATAGAGATCAGGGGACGGACAATCTATCTTAACGGGAAAAGACTGATTCTTCGTGGAGTCAACCGGCATGAGTTTGACCCCCATACGGGAAGAGCAATCGATGAAGCATTGATTGAGAAAGACTTGTTGCTGATGAAGCAGCATAATATCAATGCACTGAGAACCAGTCATTATCCCAACCATCCATATGTTTATGATCTCTGTGACCAATTGGGTATCTATGTTATGGATGAAATCAATTTGGAAACCCATGGTACTTGGATGGTTGCTGGTAGGGCGGAAAGGAAACCCCATACAATTCCCGACGATAAGATGCAGTGGAGGGATGCGGTACTTGATCGGGCACAATCAATGGCTATGCGTGACAAGAATCACCCCTCCATTCTTTTTTATTCATGTGGTAATGAGAGCTTCGGTGGTCCGATCATCGCCGATGTGGCAGCATATTTCAGGAGCCTGGGTGATAATCATCTTGTTCACTATGAAGGGATTTTTCATGACAGGCGCTATGATTCCACCAGTGATGTAGAGAGTAGGATGTATGCCAGGATTCCAGAGATTCAGGAGTACCTCAAAGGGGGAGAGAAACCATTCCTGCTCTGTGAATATGCACATGCTATGGGCAATAGTGTTGGTAACCTGGATGAGTATGTTGCCCTTGAAGATGCATCTGAAGCATACGGAGGGGGATTCATCTGGGATTTTGTCGATCAGAGTCTTATGCAGGATGGCAAGGAGCTTTGTGGCCTGGGTTTCAGTAGCCCGACTGACGGCTATTTCTGTATCAATGGGCTTGTTGACGGTGAACGCAATATATCTGCTAAACTCCAGCAGGTTGCATTTTCCTATAGTCCGGTAACAATCGAATTCATACCAAAGGTGTCCAGCAAGGAAGAGCAACAATATGAGATACAGATACGGAACAAGCATGCGTTCATCAATACCGATGGGTATGAGTTCTTATACACCTATACGCTGGATGGCAATGAGATAGCATCAGGATGTCTGCGTGTTTCGCTGGGTCCTCTCGAGAAAAACACCTATGTGATCCCCTCCCTCGCAGTGGTAAGGCCAGTAGTGTCTGATGAGCGCTCTTGCATGGGGGGAGAGCTCCAACTTATAGTGAGCGTAGTGCAAAAGCATGATACCCCTTGGGCAAGGAAAGGGCATGGAATTGTGAGGGTTTCTCAGATCCACTGTTATGGATCCACCCAAATGGTGCCACCTGGAGAAGCTGATGCCCTTATCGAAGGAGATATGCATACTGGTCATCGCAGTGGCAATTTCTCCTTCTTGATCAATCATCACCATGGAGAAATTGTCGCAATACAACACAAGATGCGAAATATTCTACAGAGTGCAGTAAAGTTGGAGTTCTGGCGTGCTCCGACGGACAATGACATTGGTGTCAATCCGCTACTTCCCACCATGGAGTATAAACTGGCATCCTTGTACCAAGTAGCCGAGTATTTCAGCAGAGAAAACAATGTGTTTTCTGCGGGTATCCGCTGTGGTTCCACTTTGGTGAAGGTCTCCTATTGGTTCTCAGGCAATAAGGTAATCATGCACATTGAACCACCAAAATTCTCATCCCCGATCCCTTGCTTTGGGATTGCCTTTTCGGTGGATAGTCGTTATCGGAATGTTTCTTACTATGGAAATGAGATGATGGAAAGCTATCAAGACCGCAGAGGTGGCAATGTACTGAGATGCGTTGAGTTCGACCCATATCTTGACCAGAAATCCTATCTCCATCCTCAGGAGTATGGGAACAGGATTGAGGTGAGAAGCCTGACACTTACAGACAATCATGATCAAGGACTGAGAATCAGGTCCAATAGATGCTTTGAATGTTCTGTCTTGCCTTACAGTTGCCATGAGCTGGAGCAAGCGATGTATATCCATGAGCTCCCAGAGACTGGAAAATTGCATGTAAGGATTCTCGAGGGACAGAGTGGGGTTGGGGGAGATGACTCCTGGGGAGCTCCAGTACATGAAGCATATCAATATCATGGGCCAGAGACTGATTGGATGGTAGAGATTGAGGTGTTCTGA